The following nucleotide sequence is from Saccharomycodes ludwigii strain NBRC 1722 chromosome VII, whole genome shotgun sequence.
TACAGACAAGTTCTTCAAGGAAGCTtataaagttttgaaaactaATGGCACGTTGGCTATTTGGGCTTATGTCGAACCAAGGTTTCTTGATTATCCAAAGGCAAACGAAATTTATGagaaatttgtttttgacGATGATAGGTACATGGGCCCATGCTGGCAACAGCCTGGTAAATCATATTTGAGGAATTTTTGCAGGGATATTAAGTTACCAACTGATCTTTTCTCAGACGTGATTAAAATTGACTATGTTCCAATGAAAAGTAACAAAAAGACTGCTTTCCAAATTGCTAGAGATGACTATACCATGGCtgattttagaaaatatttgtatagTTGGAGTGCTTACCACAATTggcaacaaaaatatggaGGAGAAGGGAAAAATATTGCTGATATGTTTGTTGGCGAGTTGAAAGAAGAATTTGGTTGGACTGATGATACTAAGTTAAGAGTTGAATGGGgaactttttatattttggcTAGAAAGTAAAAGTGGTTTGTGATCTGTGTTTCAGATTTAcgtttatatttatatcctttttttttttttttttttgtgtgtgtgtaatgaattgattttaatatttttttggaaaacagaagaaaaaaacaaaaattccCAGTTTAAATTTTCAGATGAAAAGAATGAAATGTGTAAAAAGTGGTTCAATTACGTGTGTCTTTGCAAGCTggtaaattaataatatgatCACGTGGGTCCAAGGTGTGTACGGAAATATGGAcattaattatttgttcCGTGTTTTTTATGGTTGCTTGTCGGACAAACTACGATAATCTCGTATTTCCTCATGTTCTCCATACGAATCCAtctgtattattaataacattttttttttttttttttttttttttttggttttgcttttattaaattagcATCTCAGcgttaaattttttctctcttctTTTAGTAATTTCCTTAACACAAAACAAACcatatttggaaaaaaaaaaaaaaaaaacaaaaaaaaaacaaaaaaaaaacaaaaaaaaaacaaaaaagtaaataaaaatgtcgTAAAACAACATTTTACAGACCAAGAGAAACTATGAAATAATTTAGAACACTAATACCACAaatgatattttgtttaaagcAACAAACATTGTTGTAAGTGttaatactatttttttgactCATTTAAAAGAAACCATTGTTGATAATTCTGTTAACAACACTGATACTATTCACACCACTGCCATCACTAGTACTGCCTTGGTTAGCAGTAAcaagagggaaaaaaaaataccactGAATTTGAATATACTGGGTTAACTGAATCACAAGTACTAGCTTTGAGATGTTATCCAAAACATTCGGCACTAAACAGTAAATGGGAAACATGGACGTATCAGGATTTCAAGccaacattaaaaaagaattggcAACTGAATTGTTAATTGGTAATGAGGATCTGTTTTATTTCACTTGTAAACATCCTGGGTTTAATACTAAACgttcattaaaaagaaaaggaccATCAAATTCCGCCTTAACAAACCATCTTAAATTTGTGCATttagttaataataaaaaataccCAGCATCTTATCTGgccaaaaaataagaaataagGGATAAATCTATATCgcaaaaattaacaacatTACTAGTTAATACAAATTCACCAGTTgctatttttgaaaatagtgGATGAACAGGCAAATTAACACTTGAGGAACTTGCTAAAAGCTGTAACGATTTATTCAACACTTTATTAGGAACACCGTGGaagataattttattggaaTATGTCATGATTTTTGGATCTCAAAGGCTGGTAATCATTATATTGCATTTAATGcacattttttaaacaaggCTAATGAAATGAAGGTATTTTTAGTAGGGTTTTGACCacagaaaaaatttgatcATCAAGAGGCTTTTGAATGTTGGAAACAGATAGTCAAGAAATATAGCTTTTTATCCAAGAATTCTCTTTATTTTACATCTGATAATGCTGCGGTTGCGATAAAATCAAGTAAATTTATTTGCACTCATTTAGATGATGCCTTTGTAGATATCAAAACTAACTATAATGgatgttttttatattgtacttctttattttgcaaaatcattttttggtttaactttaaagagagagaaaaaaaggccagaaaacaaatattatcaagATAATATTGGAGGTGACGAAAGGGAAGAATATGAGAGCATTGATCCTGAAATATTAGCAAATGGTGAAGTGGAATGTACttttgatgatgaagaatatgataaagatgatattttagatgttttaaaccaaataaatatacaccacacttgttttaaaagatcACCTAAACATACCCACATGTTTAGAAATATTGTtctacaaaaattaaagaggGAGATATTACCTAAAGAGTGGATATCCATGTTTGATGGAATTCATTGCATGATGCCTTAAATGGAGCCCTTGGATTAAAGGAGTTTTTGGTACTCCCAGAATATAAAGCGATTGATATTAAGGCTGATGCTTTTacagaaaaagattttcaaattatgaAAGAATTGCTTAAAATAACCAGTATATTGCAAAActtagttttattttattctcaAAATGAACCCCATTATCCCCTGATTATGGTTTCGCTCATGAATTCGCTAAAGTTTTTACAACCTATCACTGATAGATTAATAAAGATTCAAGTTTTACATAGTGGTTGGGAGGAAGATTTCAAAGCGCAGTTTGGGAAATATTCTAGTAagtataataacaatgactTGCTAAGAGTTGCCACTTCCTTACTTGGATCGACGagttataaatttattgatcTGGAATTTGGTAATTCTGATAATGAATCGGaaataattgtaaaattactaaatgatttttttaagattGCTGAAATGGGTgaaataaattcaaatttgGAGGACCATGTCGCAATATTTAATAGTaacgatgatgatggtaataataataccaattttAATAGTACGGCacttgttaataataacattgttgatatgaataataatacctgTGAAAATTTGCCTGCgataaattcaaattttgaaacgatttataaagaatttttttatggaACAGGCAATAATTATAGTTTTATGACTTCAAATTCTATATCTGGATGTACTTATACTTCCAATTCCACTTCTGAATCCACTTCTAATTCTACTTCTAATTCAACTTCTAATTCTACCTCCAATTCTGATTTGACTTACTCTTCTCCTAGTAACACTAATCTGCCCATTTCCACTAATAGTAAAAACAAAGCTGCCATTAgctataataatattagtatttcaaataaagtcattttttttttgatagattaagaaaaattattatttcaacTTTATCTGTATAGTAATAACtttgatatatattgtaCACAagatttgttgttgttatagTATTGTTTTGCTCGttactaatatttttttgctcgttactaatattttttaaaggtatttttttttcgcgtCATGAGTTTCCCACGTATTCTTAAGAATGCCTGCTAGCTCGCGCACAACTGCGGTCAACACAGCACGGTCTACACCCTAACTCcatttgatattatttccGTCTTTATCACGGACTTCCTTTATAGACTCAATATTTCATGGAAACAAATAAAagcttttttaaaaagacaAAGGCAAAATGGGGTgtaaatcaaatatattatttaggGTTATACCTTTGAGgtgtaataaaatatattaaaatattttcaaactGCTCTTATATAAAGAACTGATTATTTGagcaaataataatttgagTAAATCACTTTCCATGATATATAAAGACATAGGTATaaacttattattattttatattttttagagacgagaaaaaaaaaaaaaaaaaaaggtaataccaccattaataattattagcagaaaataataatattaaacgTTGCTGACTCATTGACTAACGGCAGAACCATAAAATAAGAGCAACATGTGACATTAACGAtcaaattatattaataaataaaactgatttatatttaaagcAAAATGGCAAAATCAAAGAAAATGGgtacaaagaaaatattgaaataaaGCTGGATATGGAGGGAAAAAATCCACCTTGAACctttttttgcaaattaGCAAACACATTTGCAGACACATTCACCACCTTCACAAACACATTTGCAAACACATTCACCACCTTCACAAACACATTTGCAGACACATTTTCCATCTTCACAAACACATTTGCCATCCTTACAGACACATTTGCAGACACATTCACCACCTTCACAAACACATTTACAGACGCATTTTCCATCCTTACAAACACATTTGCCATCTTCACAAACACATTTGCAGACacattttttatcttcaCAAACACATTTACCATCCTTACAAACACATTTACCATCCTTACAAACACATTTGCAGACACATTTTCCATCTTCACAAACACATTCACCACCTTCACAAACACATTTGCAGACACATTTTCCATCTTCACAAACACATTCACCACCTTCACAAACACATTTGCCATCCTTACAGACACATTTGCAGACACATTCACCACCTTCACAAACACATTTGCCATTCTTACAAACACATTTGCAGACACATTTACCATCTTCACAACCGAATTTACCACTTTCGCAGACACAGTCAGCGAATTTGTTACCTTCAGAGACGCATCCAGGACCTTTGCTTATCTTGTTTGAACATTCACATgtctttatatttttttcagtattACAACATTTACTAGCGCacattattactatatatttgtatggttatttgattttgttttatttattaccaGCTTTTAATTCTAGTATGCATTGCTAAGTATTGAAAAAGGCAAATCCAGAAGGAGCTActattaaattaattttttgtattgtactatttatataacgaaaaaaaaaatgataaaaagaaataggATTATAAACAAAGCTGTGATCTTAAGAAAacagcttttttttttagaaattgaaagaagaaaagaaatagtATTAGTAATAGGATTATAAACAAGGATATGATCTTAAGAgaagaaatataaaatacagCTAATATGCCTCAAGCATTTATTACTATGTGGTTTCTTTCCATATTGAATATCATACGGAACTTGCTTTTGAAgagataacaaaaaaaaaaaagtctagaataatttttttacgCTTTAATGATTTAGGCTCAATATCCTGCATTAGTAATAATCACTACGCTTTAATCtgacaaacaaaaattgcATATGATtaaaacagcaacagcaattAGGGCTCgactatttttataaagtgtttttttttttttaccccTACCACAAAACAACTaccctttttttccttttttgtcgaaaaataaaatcaaagaaacaaatagaaccaagaataataataacaataataatgataataaaataaataatttatttaatttcctAAGATTATAAACACCACGTGAAGGACTAAATTTTATCTGAGGGgggaagaaagaaaaaagaaagaaaattaataataggaAAAGGTTTCTTAAATTTATGATTGCTCTAATTTGATTTGGTTGAACCACTGATGAGATATTTCCTTTTAGGTAACCTGACGGCGCCACGCAACACAAGGTATCTGTATTTATTCCATATTTCTAATCCACTAGACATATCTGAAAACTGACACTAACACTTGGTCCTGTCACTTCGAGTACTATGGTGATGActacaatttttatttgaaccACTATCACTTTGGCCCTGctgctctttttttttgtgataATTGGCTTCTTGTCCTTGCAGATGGTGGGTCATTGTATTGGGACATCATGGAAATGTCTTGTTACTGTTCACCACCATACTTTATGTTATCCACTTTCCCACTACCATATAGGAAGCTGGTGGGTAGATTTTTAGTCTTTTTAGCATGCATTTTATGGGGACCATGATCGATACTAAATGTAGTATCTAATGTTTCTAAATGTCTTGATATGACATCGATCGTGATGTCTTCAACCGTCTTATTAAAAggtttattcaatttttgattatatatatataatccTTATCTTCATCTACATTTAGGCATTCTTAGggttttcaaaaaagaatggGAAGACAATTTCTCATTTTAAATTCTCAAGTGGAAGCGATAGTCCGATTGTACGTAATTTTGTAAACCGGTGGACCAAGAGTGCGTCCACGcgaatatataaaacaatatttagGGCGGATAAAAAGTGTAGACAAAACATGATCAATTCTTTATTCCGTAATCCTTTCTAATCCCTTGTCGGACAAAATACGATAACCTTGCcaaaatatatgaaaaaactTTGTATTTCCTCATTTTTTGTCATAAAACCTTGCATTTTCTCATTTTCTCTATATAAATTCGTTCACATTATTAATAGGTTAAAAGCTTTatcaccaaaaaaaaaaaaaaaatttaatataaagGTTTATcaataccttttttttgttttaacgCCAAATCTTTTCCCTAtactaatttttaaataaattggaatGAAAGCTTCATTAATACAACACGTATCATGTCCAGAGAAAAAGTATATGATAGAAATGTCACAAAATAACGTTACACAGTCTAAGAAAGATTATGAAACACTTCAAGACATTGATGCCACCAACGAAGGTGTATCTGAGACAACAATCGCTATTACAAATGCTAGTACCGCTCCTTTGAATGATTTGGAAGAAACCATTGTTGATAATTCTGTTAACAACACTGATACTATTCACACCACTGCCATAACTAGTACTGCCTTGGTTAGCAGTAacagaaggaaaaaaaaataccactGAATTTGAATATACTGGGTTAACTGAATCACAAGTACTAACTTTGAGATGGTATCCAAAACATTCGGCACTAAACAGTAAATGGGAAACATGGACATATCAGGATTTCAAGccaacattaaaaaaagaattggcAACTGAATTGTTAATTGGTAATAAGgatctattttatttcactTGTAAACATCCTGGGTTTAATACTAAACgttcattaaaaagaaaaggaccATCAAATTCCGCCTTAACAAACCATCTTAAATTTGTGCAtttagttaaaaataaaaaataccCAGCATCTTATCTGgccaaaaaataagaaataagGGATAAATCTATATCgcaaaaattaacaacatTACTAGTTAATACAAATTCACCAGTTgctattttgaaaatagtgGACGAACAGGCAAATTAACACTTGAGGAACTTGCTAAAAGCTGTAACGATTTGTCCATTTTGTATTCGCGTAAATATACATAATTTCATACTCTAGTAGCACAAATGAATGAAAAGTATGAAAAAAGGAcggttttaaaattattcacACCTATGAATAAGgaatttaatattgttctcaattattgaaatattGACTTTAATGTTGATCAGTTTATTCAATGATTTACCACGAAGGTTATGGAAGACAATTCTATTCAAACAATCCATGATTATTGGACTTTAAGGACTGATGACCATTACGTAGCATTTAATGCacattttttgaataaggCTAATTAGCTGcaagtatttttattagggTTTTAtcacaaaacaaaaaaactttgaGCACCAAGAAGTCTTTGAATatggtaaaaaaagagttaggaaatataaatttttatccaaaaattccttttttttttttttttttttcttttttttttttattgtaaaatttttatgtattttCAAGATGAcccatttttaaattccGTGGAAATAGTTGAAGAGTTAACGTTTTTTGTTACATTACatcaaattttatattgctatttttaaatcagtgctttaaaaaaaaaagacttgtagtattatttttaattataagcTTTATATAGATACAAtcgctattattattattgttataaacaaatatttatcattataaatattcaaaGCTCTGATAATAACGAAATATATTAGgtctttttaaataaaaaaataacaatcatAAAAAATCTCGACGAGgaatgatatatatattatcttAGTCATaggtaaatataaatatatattaaatgaGCATTTACATTTTGCTCAGTATTGTTTTAATAgcaagtttttttaaaacttttttattttaataaaaatagaggTTATTAAACTTAGTTTAACAGAAAGAAGTGTATGATTGTTACCTAAAGACGAATCATTgagattaaaaatatatcaatcAAAATgtctatatataatattaagtatttaaatattatagaaGGGGAAAGAAGAATTAGTATAGAGTACTAAAAACACATATAATGCATGATAAACTAAATAGAAAAGATATGTTTAGTTATATGAGTTCAATTTTCcccaatattttctttttgccAAGTTTTAGAACGTTAATAacttataaataaatatcaacATGGCCACTTATTAGATGCTATGTTACTATcacaaattataatataattgtaaaatctgaatttttaaagaggGATAATTAATAGAACTTGTCTAACTTTTATTTGTCAGCAGTGTTTGGTTATATTCTGATATAATCCACTAAACTGTTTGATGGGGAATTTAGTAGTTATTCCGATTCTTTGCATAATACTCATCTATATAATATCcgatttttttctttttcatttaatttacgcgcgcaaataaaatatctcCGTGTGTGTTAATTTCTTAGTCTgtctaatattttttttttccttcatGCAGAACagaaaaatggaaaaggaaaaaaaattttgtcGTATATAAAATGTTCACgcttaaaaacaaaaaaattttttttttcatttttggaaaatgacGAACGGCACAtcatcaaaaaagaaaaaaacaaaaagtttgttgaaaaattattaacaatataaatataatggaacacttttcttttcatgtTTCTCGAATTGGTCAAAACCACACTATTTTCACAAAAGAAAGTTGGGGTATTtcagaaacaaaaagaaaataaactgtaaaataacaattaaaGCCGCAAAgtgattatatatatagtaaaTATgtgatttttattgaaatttacTCACACaatttaattctttattcATGTTGAAAgccttttttaattaacactaaataatttaaccctaataaaaaaaaatttttttttaagtgaaaacaattaaagTATTCTACATTCGTTCTGGTTAAAAAATCGAAAAATGTAtacaaattgaaaatataaatattacattatgatatttattttactgTATGATTTTGTAAGTGAAACAGAcaattgaaataaaatcaattgtatctgaattttttttttatcttaaaacacaatggaaattatttttttgcgtttaaaaaataaaactaaattAAGATAcaaattgattttaaattttaatagatataaaaaagaaaattattatataaatagaaCATTTTTGAgtatttagttttttaatttctattttcaacatttaataattcaaattttccaagtataaattaaatcaaaaaaattcaaaaagaaaacaactTTGGTAATTAACGGGAATGTTAACTAGTAATTAAAACAAGGggttttaatattagtcct
It contains:
- a CDS encoding class I SAM-dependent methyltransferase (similar to Saccharomyces cerevisiae YHR209W | CRG1 | Cantharidin Resistance Gene), giving the protein MSTFADQKFDSKHYKDNRPTYPESLYNAILSYHKGERETAVDVGCGTGIGTFPLLKYFHHVVGTDPSSKMLEPANELKKEFEQKNTDKTIKFLCCKAENLSSVLPPDSVDLITCAEAIHWFDTDKFFKEAYKVLKTNGTLAIWAYVEPRFLDYPKANEIYEKFVFDDDRYMGPCWQQPGKSYLRNFCRDIKLPTDLFSDVIKIDYVPMKSNKKTAFQIARDDYTMADFRKYLYSWSAYHNWQQKYGGEGKNIADMFVGELKEEFGWTDDTKLRVEWGTFYILARK
- a CDS encoding uncharacterized protein (similar to Saccharomyces cerevisiae YDR170C | SEC7 | SECretory) → MKASLIQHVSCPEKKYMIEMSQNNVTQSKKDYETLQDIDATNEGVSETTIAITNASTAPLNDLEETIVDNSVNNTDTIHTTAITSTALVSSNRRKKKYH
- a CDS encoding uncharacterized protein (similar to Saccharomyces cerevisiae YDR069C | DOA4 | Degradation Of Alpha (paralog of YER144C | UBP5)); protein product: MKELLKITSILQNLVLFYSQNEPHYPLIMVSLMNSLKFLQPITDRLIKIQVLHSGWEEDFKAQFGKYSSKYNNNDLLRVATSLLGSTSYKFIDLEFGNSDNESEIIVKLLNDFFKIAEMGEINSNLEDHVAIFNSNDDDGNNNTNFNSTALVNNNIVDMNNNTCENLPAINSNFETIYKEFFYGTGNNYSFMTSNSISGCTYTSNSTSESTSNSTSNSTSNSTSNSDLTYSSPSNTNLPISTNSKNKAAISYNNISISNKVIFFLID